A segment of the Synechococcales cyanobacterium T60_A2020_003 genome:
TCGCGAGCGAAATCGTTTCCAAGTCCCGCATCTCGCCTACCAGAATAATATCTGGATCTTCCCGGAGGGCAGCTTTTAGCGCGTTAGCGAAACTCTTGGTATCTTCTCCTAACTGGCGTTGGTGAATCAGACTTTTAATCGGCTCGTAGACGAATTCAATCGGATCTTCAACCGTCAGAATATGTTCAGCACGGGTACGGTTGATCAGGTCAATCATGGCTGCCAGGGTTGTGGTTTTGCCTGATCCGGTTGGCCCTGTGACCAAAATCAAGCCCCGGGGTTTTTCCGCCATTTCCCGCACTACATCGGGCAGACCCAGTTGCTCAAAGTTAGGAATCTTGGAACTCAGAGCCCGAAGACAGGCCGCGTAGGTTCCCCGATCCTTATACACGTTGACCCGGAAGCGGGCTAACCCTTTGACACCATAGGAACAGTCCAACTCCCAGTTTTGCTCTAGGTTTTTCCGCTGATTGTTATTCAACATGCTAAAGATCAGGCGCTGGCACTGCTCTGCCGTCATCGGTTCATCACCAATGGGGGTGAGATGACCACTAATGCGGAAATAAGGAGGCAATCCCGCAGAGAGGTGTAAATCTGAACCTCCCATTTCTACGAGTTGTTCCATCAAATCTTCAATCATCAGCTCCATTGTGATTCTCCCGTGTTGTCAACGTCTAATTTGGGTTAGGTCAGTGGTCTATCTAAACCGATCAATCGCTCAATCTATAGCGTCAAGCTAGTCTTCAAATCGAGCCGTCAGGCAATACGGACAATCTAGCCATTCTTGCTTCAACTCGGCACTACACACACGACACGTTAGGACACTCTTGCGCTTCGCCTTCAATTCCGCCTCAAGTCCAGAATCCGTGAAGGTCACACGCTCAACTTCTTCAAGGGTGGTTACGCCTTGGCGTACCAAATTGAGGCTGTAGGCCAGCAGCGTTTGCATGCCTTCTTCTACAGCCGCTTCTTTAATACGTTCAGTAGGGGCACCCTCCGTAATCAGGGTTTGCAGACGTTCGGTAACGCGCATAATTTCATAGACACCACATCGTCCTTTGTAGCCAATGCCACCACACTTCGGACAAAGCTCATTGCGCTGCCGTGCTTCCGCAATTTCTTCGGGCTGAAAGGAATTGGCTTTGTAGAGCGTGAGGGCAGAGTCTCCAGAGGTTGCAAGACCAAAGCGAGCTAATTCTTCTGGACTAGGGTGATAGGGAATTCGGCATGCATCGCATACTCGTCGCATCAAACGCTGTGCCA
Coding sequences within it:
- a CDS encoding type IV pilus twitching motility protein PilT, producing the protein MELMIEDLMEQLVEMGGSDLHLSAGLPPYFRISGHLTPIGDEPMTAEQCQRLIFSMLNNNQRKNLEQNWELDCSYGVKGLARFRVNVYKDRGTYAACLRALSSKIPNFEQLGLPDVVREMAEKPRGLILVTGPTGSGKTTTLAAMIDLINRTRAEHILTVEDPIEFVYEPIKSLIHQRQLGEDTKSFANALKAALREDPDIILVGEMRDLETISLAISAAETGHLVFGTLHTSSASQTVDRMIDVFPSERQQQVRVQLSNSLVAVFSQTLVPRKNPKPNQFGRVMAQEIMVVTPAISNLIREGKTSQIYSAIQTGGKLGMVTLEKVLADLYKAGDITFEAAMSKTSRPDELQRLIGAGGSPNAAKNVYAQK